The DNA segment ATTACAATTCATAATAAAGGTGAATAAGGTTTTGACAAAGACTTGTACATAACCAAAAACAGAGCCagaattatttgtattttgttataGTTGCTGCTTTGCAAAATGAAAGCTCATTAGATTCTCAAACCCAGAATCATATGAAGCAGTGTATTTCCAGGTTTTTTCTCCATGCCAAATGCAGTGCGTGCTACCCTTCCAGTTGCACTGCATTCACCTAAACGGATAAGACAGTAAGTCAGCAAAATCCTATTGCTCCCTCTCTAATCTTGTCACATGTGACCACAGCATGCTAATTATAGGGGTAGTGCAATGCAATTTGGTTcccacacaaaaccaacactgtAGAGCTGCAGCTGCTCAGAAAAGGGCCCTGCAATAATATACTCCTCAAGATATAGTGAGGTCAGGAGGCACACAGCATCCTTTCATCTAAGATGATGAAGTCAATTCAAGCCATCAAAGACTTTAGCCTCCCCCTACCTCTTTCTGTCATCCTGTTCATGTTTCATTACTTATGTAGTGCATGAGAACAACAGGCGTACTGAGTGCAAGTGTAACTGCGTAGTTGAGCTCGTCAGCCAACACTGAAGCCTTGATCTGAAGGTCACGCTCAAATAATCTGTCCTTGAACAAAATATATCTGTGTTCATTGTGCAAGTCATGCTCTTTAATAATTTGTAGCTTGGTCAAAGACcttcttctttttgttgtttattaaagCACTAATTCGGGAGCAGGATAAAAGAGATTTTAgagctgatatatatatatatatatatatatatatatatatatatatacttgtaGGAGCTATATACAATAATAGATTTTAGAGCTGATAAacaccacatatatatatatatatatatacttgtagaagtgaacattttgtcctcagagttgatgtgttagaagcaggaaaatgggcaagtgtaaggattttagcgagtttgacaagggccaaattgtgatggctagacgactggatcagagcatctccaaaactgcagctcttgtggggtgttcctggtctccagtggtcagtatctatcaaaagtggtccaaggaaggaacagtggtgaaccacaAACATGGTCataggcggccaaggctcattgatgcatgtggggagtgaagtcccgtgtgatccgatacaacagacaagctactgttgctcaaactgctgaagaagttaatgctggttatgATAGAAAATACATAATGTATGATGGttaaggggaccaacacaatattagccaggtggtcataatgttacgcctgatcggtgtataatattGCATAATTCTTGATTATGTCTTCTGTGTGTTCTAGGGACCAGAATCTTATTTGTGTGCTTTATAAAATGTGATTGCACTTTTTTAGTCTTATTTTATAGGTTTTTTTCTGTACAGGCCTTTCCTGAAAAGCACGTAAATTAAATTgatttcaattatttaaaaaatgagatTATACCTATTGTACACAGCTAGTTATATGTGAATGTAACAGCTAAACAGCAACATTGTATATGAAACAAGATGTGACTGTAAGCAGGTCTTCTGAGCATGACAGCCAACAGATGCCATGTGACCATAACTTCATTTAATAAAGGATACTAAGACCGATCAGTGTGAGCTGATCCTATCATACTGATGACGTCTATTACAAAAGTATTTCTGAGAAAATTTCCCCATTTTTCATCTTCGTCATGCTCAGTATACATGATGGAGGACGCAAAGCAAAAGCCTAAAGTTCCTCAGTGCAATTCTCCTCCCACTGTGCTGTTTAGCAGAAGAAACTAAAGCAACTAAGCAATTACTCAGAAAGATGAGGGATTACAACCTAAGGTTCATCTCCTGAAAATGAGCTCAAGGCTGATTAGAAGGGTTTAGCATGACGTAGAGCAACTCATTGCTTCAATCACTTGATGCCTCAGATGGTCACCTCTTTTTTCCGGAAAGGGAACTGTTACATTTTCGTCAAATTTGCACAAAATTTGGTCCATGGTAGAGATCTCTACTTGCCAACACTATGGGCCTCCATAATCTCCGGGTGGTCAGAATGATGAAGAAGAGAGGATTTACTGACATGGCATCTGCAGTAGCACCATTCTGGAATGGAATACACAATTAAGCTGGTGAAGAAAAATTTTTATACACTTTTGACAAGTAATCTTCCACCAAAAGACTGAACATTTGGCAGATAACGAATCAAAGAACACAACATGGCTCTGATGGTTATAAAATTTGACTTGGCCAAGCGGATCAAACTGGCCCAGGGACTGTGGCTGTTGTACTGGCTTGCAGTTATGGGTGGAATCCTCATCTTCAGCATGGGGCTTTTCTTCAAGATTGAACTCCGCAAAAGGAGTGAGATGATGGACAATAATGAGAGTCATTTTGTACCCAACTTGCTCATCCTGATAGGCCTGTCTGCTTGCGGCATCAATGCTTTTGGTGGTAAAGTGTGCCATGATTCACTTGATTCAGCCAAGTTTTCCAAATGGAAGCCCATGGTGAAGAATTACTTGTGTGGATGCTTTGTTTTCTCCATCATCCTGTTCATCATGGCACTGCTTTGTTTCCTGGTGCAGATCTCTCTTCATTTTGCCCTAGCTGAAGGTCTTAAAAATGGAATGAAATACTACAAAGACACAGACACCCCGGGACGATGCTTCATGAAGAGGACGCTGGACATGACCCAGATTGAGTTCCATTGCTGTGGCAACAACAATTTTAGAGACTGGTTTGAGATCCAGTGGGTTAGCAACCGCTACCTGGACTTCAGCAATGATGAGGTCAAAGAGTGAGTGCTTTTACCTTAAAGAATTCATTAAACTAGTGCATAGGTAGGATACTGCAGACAATCATTTATAAGAATTAAGTGGAATTCAGAACATAAACTAGAGGATTGAGAAATGTTCGCTCAGTGTATTCAGATGAATAAGAATAATTTTTGTGAATGCATTGAGATgttcagtaataataaaatgcacCACCTTTTCAGTTATGGTTTCCACACTATTCTACTAAGCTTGGAAACCAGATATAAGAAAACTCTTTTGACTGGATTATTTTCTAATCTTCATtcactttttatatatttatttattttaggattTATTAGGTTATTAGATCTAATTCCACCAATGCTGTGATTTCGAAAAGCTTGAGTAATAAGTCtagtataatgtattataataacattatgaGAATGTGACAGTTTCTTACGTTATTTGCGGTTTTGTGGAATCTTTAACATACTGAAGGGtggcaaattaaaggaaaactttGGTTGTATGGTTTGTGTCCTCTTGTCCCCTTTAAGGGAAGGGTCACTATGATAAaccatttctatcctgatgggagtggtctcttccaggatgacaaGCTGCCATGCACAGTGTATGAGGGTTCAGagaatgttaataatataaattcgATCAAACACCAATGAGAGATTTTGGACTGAATCTCTCCACCACCATCAAAATCAACACCTTACTGACACTTAAAGTtaatttttcctttcatttgtcaCCCATTTGTAAATAATGCAGTAACACACTTTCATAATATAAAGAATTACTTTGAAAATTATCTTTTGGGTCTCAATGCCAAGCCTAATAgttaataatcaaataattgggcaaaatgttgttgttgtttttcaataATTAATGCCTTATTATAATTAAGGTCTTTAAAGAACTCTTAAGTGTATGTTTCTCATGTTTCTCCAGTCGTATCACAAGCAACGTTGAAGGTAAATACCTTATGGACAGCGTTCCCTTTAGTTGCTGTAACCCTGGCTCTCCCCGACCCTGCATCcagcaccatctgaccaataaTTCAGCTCACTATGACTATGACCATCACACTGAAGAACTAAACATCTGGACTCGAGGCTGCCGTGAAGCCCTGGTGTCCTACTATGGGGGGATGATGAACAGCATTGGGGCACTAGTGCTGCTAGTCATGGTCTTGCAGGTGAGTAAGAATATGTAattttaatgacaataataataataataatgtgtaaaaCATTTTCATACTATAACTTCATACTAGAGTGCAAAGAGCTTCCCCAAACTTATCTACAAAGAAATGTTACAGTTGTAGGCTTTCATTCCAGCCCAATATGAGGTACACTTGATAGTTGATTGGATTCCAATTGGATGGGATTCAAATAACATGTTGCTCCTGCTTGGTCGAAATCACATCCACCCTCTGTGGATAAAATCAAAGACCCTTGACACAATGTTTAGGCCATCATCAAgaattctgtgtgtttgtggttacATAAGCACCAATGTGTACATTCGTACAACATGTACGAGTATCTTAAATGGCTTAAGCGTCACGAGAACTCCTGACACTCTTCCTGGAATAAACAAATCAAAGGGTGACCCAGTGGGTGACGGTGGAAAAACGTTGTACATGAGGTCAGGTAAATATATAGGTTAGTTAATAATGAAGCCTGAGATTAACCCAGCATATTGTGAGTAAGTATAGCAAGGAGGACAGTCGCTTACATAATGAAAGATCCTTTCTTAGTTGTATTTACAACTGTGTTGTAGGCTGCAGATATGGTGGGACTGAAGTACTTGACAACATCTCTGGAGACCCTGACAaacccagagaacccagagagtgagagtgaaggTTGGCTGCTGGAAAAGAGTGTGAAAGAGACTGTGGCTGATGTCCTGCAGAAGATAAAATCACTTGGCAAAAAGAACCAGGTGGAGGGGGCTGAGGCTGATGCCAGCGCCGGTGCCAGCTGAACAGCTCAGACACCCAGCTAGGAGGACTAAAACCATCCTATAAGGAGCATCAAAGATATCCTTGTTTGTGGAAAACAACCAGAAGTGAAGAAAAAGAACAGATCCTTAATGAACCTTTAAATGTGGTGAGcactaaatgaaaaaaaaaagtaaatgttgacatgtaaatatgaatttaaaGAACACATAAAATAGTACTTTATTTTGAAAagcatgggggggggggggtgaagtTCTAAAGTTTTATGTAGTTTTATCTCTTGTCCCAACCAATCAGGGTTCAGGAGGGGCTAGACACCTAGTGATGAAACCCTTGCATGACCCTGAGCAAATCCAAAAAGCAAGGCATGTATCATTTTCTTGCATGATAGAATatctattaaaaacaaaactggaGGAAGAAGGGGACGGGTTCTCATATtggcagatttttttaaagctggtGAAGACAATATGACCTCTGACTGGTGTCCAGGTTTTTCTCAAACACTGCTCTATGAGTTATTGCACAACACCTAGCTAATAAAGGAATGAATAATTCCTTTACATTCCCATCAATGTGTGATCCTCTTTGGTCAAGTTTCTCAATAGGTAAGTGTACATGCATCATTTGTCAATCTGTATGAATCTAATCCGAATGTTGATTCCGAAAGTACTGTTTACATGTACCCTAAACAATCTGATTTAAATATTCGTTTAcactgtgacttttttttttataccagaTTATAACAGATCCACACCACACCATTTCAATCCGATCATTTGGATCGAGCTCAACTGGCTTTTCAATCCAACTGAGCCATCAAGCCAATTAGTAACAGATTATTTGGTTGCATGTAAACATCAATGAGGAAAtgtaaataatcaataatctaATAAGGAATAGTAAGTAAATTCAGTCTGAGACCTCAGCTACACTTTAAACAAGGTGAGTGTTTTTGTACACAGTGACAGGCAGTAGGATCTAGAGGAGCCTGTTTGGCAGTTTACTCGTTGGTCAAACCATTTGTGTACCAGTTGTGTTCATGGTGAATTTCATGACTACATTTGTGATTTGGATTTGTCTGTATTTCATCTTTTCTTTGTACAGTATTACTGCTGTGTGCTGAAATGAACATGTAGATAAGTGTGAATGATAAAGCTGTTAAAACAGAagtatttggtttgtttttctattatttGTTGCACTTTCTGAAATGACATGATTTAGGCATCGATCTATGGGAAAAACTGTAATAGCTCTTCTTTGCCAGGGGTTCTCATGTAGATATGTAGAACGGAAAAGGTCCCATCCAAGATGTTTGATTAACCTAAGGCAGCTCAGGAAAGATGTTGGAACACACAGCGGGTGTTCAGATTTAGCTGATAGGTTAAAATGATTGAGTTCCATTTAACCTCCTAAGAGAACACTGGAGGTTTCTTAAAGCACACTTAAGAAAAGCTTTTTCTTGCCAAACAGAAATCTTCCCTTGGTAACAACCAACCTATTAATATGTAACAGTTTTCAATTTCTTTGTCATTAAACATCCATAACGCTTAGCAAGACATACTTCCAGACCACTGACCATGGGTATTTAGTCCAGAAAGGTAAGGTAAGAGAGCATCTGTCATCTTGAATTGTCTTCAGCCATAAAGCCTATAAGCAGTGGTTGAGGAGATGAGTGTAGCTAAGCTGATTTGATAGAGCTTCGCCTCAGTCAGGTGACATTAAGGGACAGGTAATTCTGACACAGGAACACAAGGGCACCTTGGGATCTCCAGCAGAGCAGAAAAACCTCTCTCCACAGGAACCTTATTAGCCTGCAATGAACAAGCACACTGCTGACTGAGAAAACACAATAATTAGGATCATATATTCAATACCTTATCATTTTTCCTTACTCTCCACAACAACTGCTTACCATTTCAGCAGCtattaatatttcataatgACCGTGGATAACACACATACCTGTTAAGCTCAGGAAAAGAACATCGTATTAACAAAAACGTCTTGCAAAATTCTGCTGTGAAGCCGTTGAGTTGGCTCTACCGTTTCATTACTATTGAGGTTAATACTGTCGAACAAAACGAAGATTCATTTCCTTACAAACTGTTTGAAGCTTCACTAGCACTCTAATCTTCTTTGTGTTCTGGATGAGCAAAATGATCTGACAGAACTGGGCACACTGGAGAAAAGCTGTGGACAGTAAAATTGGAAAAAATGGTGTCATGAGTCATATACTAACCAAAACGattacactactcacacacacactgtaaaaccaTCACACCCAACCATACACACCTCTCCTccctttttcttattttatttttgttttacagtattgtaCAATGTATCCATTTATACAATAATTCACATATTAACAAATAAGTCTTTGATGTCGTTCCAATTAAACCAACACAGGAAACATGCTTATTGTGAGAAACCCGAGGGAACCCTGCTGAGactttaacagtgtgtgtgcacgtacACATGCTTCGATACAAACGTCCAAGTCTGAGGGGACACTGCACCACTTTTCATCATCATGTTAATAAGCTCCAGAATCATTCCAACTTCTAAGACATCTTAATGCTCTTAAAAATATTGGCTCAAGAGTTTATATGTTTCTATTTTGCCCTAgcacttttctgtttcttctcaAGAATTCCTGCTGATAACACTGTGATTCTTCATCAGATTGGGCAGGAAGGCATTTTATATCCGTCAATGTTAACAATTTGATCAACTTGATGTTAAGAAATGGTTAAGTGTCCATCACATGGTCTGTCTGATTTTGTTTATCAGGATCATGGGATCAAAAGGTGAAGCAAATATATtgtgattttttaattattatttgtttgatttttgaACAAAACTGCTGCAGCTCAAAGACTTAAAatttcagatctctctctcacacacacacacacacacaagtaggTGTAATAAGCTTCCTCAACCACAAAAGCAAAATCCAAAACGCATTTCCCCAAAGTGGAGGGCCGCCATGATCAATTTTCACAAAGCTAcacataaataacatttaacaaaaatagGTTTGAAAATCAACAACGCTGTTATATTCATTCTGTTTACACAGACACCCATATAAATCCATCACACTATAAACACGCTGGCCTTACAATCCCACAAAGCACACACGCAACAGGCACTCACAGATCGACACATGTGACACTCCCAGATTTCCTAATGTTGGCTTATCTTAGCTTCAGCTGCTGGGTGCCCTCAGGAGAGATATTGCAGTGACAGGGAATAGGAAGAAAGGGAGTAGGCCATGTGACCTGAAGATGGCGCCATTCCATTATGGCTACTATTGAGACCCGGGGGGTCGTTGAGGAACATTGTGCTTGCCTCGGAGAGAACACCAGCATTATTCCATATTAAAGCAATCTGAGAACTGCATCTGTGCAGTAAACAATACTTGAGTTTGAAGAGCATAAAATAAGTTAATAGTGTCAGGGACAGACAGAACTTAAatagcttttctcttttctctcagttACTTTGAGAACCTATGCTACAGGAGAAAGTATCATTTTGCAGTTAAATAACTTGgcaatatgtttgttttttacttttatttttaaatatgaatttaGATCAAATAAAGTAAGAGGTTAAAAAACCTCagaagacaggaaaaaaaaagccatgcaCTCATCCACTCAAGGGGAATAAGGAAGGAGTGTGCAAGAGGTGGCATTGATGTGGCAACCTCTGCTGTAAATGTGCAGATCCCTGGTTAGTTGAGATTTGGCACTGGCCAAGAAACTCCAGGAACTCTCAGGAAGTGATATCACAGGTGTTGCCAGTCAATGCCCACCAGAGTCTGATTAGCTTCCTGGGCATGACCGATCTCTTCTGTGATGCTGTGCTGGCGCCAGAGCTTCTGAATCTTTCTATAGCGCTCTCGGCACAAGTGTAAAGGGTTCCCCCGTCTGTAAGGGACAGAGAACAGATAATATACATTGTGATTTATACTCTAAGTTACAAGGCAAATTGAGTGCCATGCTTGGTTTCTTACCTGAGCCCTTGGTCAGTTTCTCCATAGTCATCGAGGTATGGGGGAGCATAAAAACAGCCCTTAGTCTTTCCTGCCAGAAAGAGAACCTGACTCTCCCTCACCCTGTAAAAGACAGCAGAGTGGAAGCTAGGGCTTGATAAGGTCTTGAaaaatcaacacacacttaACATCCGGTATATCAAGAACAATAATTCAGTTATCTAAATCAAAAGCTTTATTTGTTCACATCAATCAtcacaatgaataaaaaatgtgatgtcAGCGACTCTGATCATGGTAAAGATGTGAAGACCACATGGGCCAGTTTGATAATTTCATAAACAGTCTCTGGAGttgcgaaaaacaaaaaacccaaagtgagtgacagttctgtgggtaCAAATGCTTGATTTGAAAGGGCAGATGAAAATGGGCAACATGAAggatacagtaactcaaatcacacactataGCTGTAGTCAGTAACAAGGATCTGAGGCACAGATGtttgaacattacctgaagctcatGACCTGTATTTGCATGTTCCTTAAAAgtggatgatgtgtgtgtgtcattcacGAGATTTATCATTGAGATTATGGTAAAATTTCACTTTAATGTATGGTAATGGTAAAAAAGTAACTTGTATATTACTTTAAAAAGCATCGAAATCTACTATATTAGCTAACAAGCATGTTAATTCAGcaacataaaacaaataaaatcatcagGAAAGCTCAGAGGGTGCACATCCTTGGAAAGATTCAAGATGCCTCTGTTCCCTACACACCTGATCCAGTTCATAAAGGGTTCTTAGGCTCATTGAGGTGTTCAGGAGTGTTGGGGGTGTAAAAGGCAGTAAGTTTCTAGTATAGGGTAAAGGCCCACTAGTCCAATATGTAATtcaataataaactaaatagaaactttttaaatgaataaaattattttgGTTGCTATTATTTCTCCAATATGCCTTTTCTCTAATATGTGTTTGTTGAGTAAGGGCTTATGAACAGAAGGTGGGATTTGGCATTCACCAGTTCTTTCTGCAAGAACTTGTTTAGCAACCATGTCTGCTTGCTCATTTCCAATAATTCCACTATGTGCTGGAATCCAGCAGAAAACAATGCTGTAATTAAATCTCCACAACTGGTTTGCTTTGATTAATATGTCAACAATTATTGGATGATTGAACTTAAATGATCCGGTGCTTGCAGGCAGGATTTTGAGTCAGTAAACACTATGAAGTCTGCTGTATGTTCTAAGACAAGCAGCAGAACATAGGCTTCTGCTGCAAAAATAGAACTTTGGTTTGGGATACAAATGCCATCTTATTTGTGACAGATTACTGTTGCTGCAGACGTCTATATTTTTGACCCATCAGCGTACATAGGACTGTGCTTAGGAAAATTGCTTCTTACGTCAAAGGCATGCTGGCAGTACATAGCGGGGGAGAGTGACAGCCTCCTCATTACAAATCAGTTCCAAGTTGATGCATTAACTTTACCAAACAGGAACTGGACAGTAGTGAGAAAGACAATTATAAAATGGATTGTGTGGGTTTCGCTTAAATGCATATTGCAGGGCATCTGATGTGAACAGATAGTTCAATTGCTTCTGTGTACAATATTTGTTTGAGGTCCTAAGGCATGTCTCAGTCCTTGACAGTCTAGCATTTGCAAGTATGGTTTTCTAGCAAAGCCATAAACCATACTCCCATAATCCAGCCTGGAGTAGACGAACAGTCTACACGGCCACAACAGAGCTGTGCAGTCTGCATACCATTTTGTTTTTGCAATGTTCAGAACTTTCAAGCATCTGTTGCTTAGGGGCTTTAGAAATGAAAGCCATTTTACAATCTCCAAGTAGATGttcgttttttattttaaaaataaaacctaaataTTAACACAAAGAACAAGCACTAAAATTAAACGATCAATAATGGCATAATCCTAAATAACTTCAAACTAAAGTTTTAAACAGAGTATTTCAGTCAAGCTGCTGTTACTTTTCTTAtatagtgttatttattttacgtCTTCATTTCCAGATTGAAGAATTGTTGAGTGTTAGTGATTAATGCAGACTGAATCACCCTAATGCCCAGCCCCAACAAACAAGTGAGCAATGCACCAACATGACATGGCAATCAACCCGGAGGCACATACAGTCTTCCTTCTTACCTGAGGAAAATGCCAACACCAGCTCCGCAAGCAAAGGTGTGTGCAGTACAGGCTCCAACATCCTCACCCTCCAGCTCAGTCTGGCAGCAGTAGCTCTGAGAACACAGCATGGTGCCACAAACCAAGCACAGCGTCGGAGCACGAGACTTATCTCCACCTGACTTAGGACaactacaaaaacaaaaacaacaaggtTACAAACACAAAAGCAAGACGTAGAAATGTTGACCAGAACTTTGCTGTAAGCAGATACTGGTTTTAACTAGCACAAtccagacacaaacacacactcacgtgaAGCTGGAAGCTTGGTTGATCAGTGCACTGTAGTCCTCTGGCAAATCAATTAGCTTATTGGATTCACGAggaaagctacacacacacacacattatatatatatatatataaaaaatgagaaacCATTCAGTCTTAAAACCCAAAGTACAGCAAATTTTAGATGGCTATGGACAAGAACAAAGAAGGATCACCTTATGAGGGTTTCAGGCGACTGGAGACATTGCTGCATGCTTGGATGAGAGCACCACCTACAggagagacaaaaacaaaaaaacctcaacCCATTAAAATTTAAAAGTTCTCATGTTATAATCAGAATTCAAAAATTCTGTCATTTTATAACTCAATTAGGTAGTTTCTCACCCCCGAACCAGGGGATCCAGAAGTTCCTGGTGATTATAATAGAGCTGAAGCAGGTTGGAAGGCAGACACAAATATGCACACAGCACCTCCCATTCACCCGCACCTACAACTAAATTTGCGGGCAGGGAAAGAAAAAGTGATCAGATTCAATATACTACATGCAGGTTAAGTTCTTCCAGTGATCATGTTCACATTATGACAGAACTGTGCTTTAATCATAAAGAGGACAAAAAGCAGGTTAGATCAGATTACCCAAGATTAGATAAGATTACTCAAATTCATGGAAATCGAAAAAATTACCAgacaattaaatgaaaatcttttcatttaaattagcCTCAAATATAGACTTGTAGGGTCAGATCAACTTTTGGTCAGAGAAGAAGTGGAGCCCTATGCAAATTCTGGTACAATTTGGACCCAAAATGTGTTTGCATTCTGGGCATGTGAAAGAAAGGGTAAAAATGTAGTTACACGagtttgtggggaaaaaaaataaaaaataaaaagcacgtACCATGGAGCTCAGGTGGAGTGGGAACTCCGTTGAGATGATGGAAGAACAGAGCAGCTCCTCTGAGGAAGGGCAGGATGCCTGCCTTTACACAATGCCAGAGATGCCAACCCGAGCTAGCTTCACGCAagctactaacacacacaggtacacaaagGTTGTGGTTGAATTCACAAGCTCACAAAGGAGTTATTTGAGAAAAGGATGTGAAAGAACACATGGCACTCCAAAAGAATGaacgaataaatgaataaattacacaactaaataaataaatcattattattttgctgTCTCACCAGCCTACGTGAGTCCTTAGCATGTTGTAGAAAAGACAGACACTCTCTTCCTCCCCCCGCTCCACTCCTTCACTCTCTTGCTCCATGGTCAGCTCCTCTGTGGACACATAACCAATATTAACAAGGACCATCAAATTAACAGGTTAATAATTTGTTAATCATATACATGTTTGGGGAGAGTTCTTGGACACCgttcattcatattttttgaCCCACAGACCATGTGCTTCAGGTTAGATGCTATGGACAAAAGCGCAATCTAATAAACACTGCATCAACGTTAAAACATAAGCATAACTGTATTGCAACGTGTgtaaaaacatttctttcatCTAGACACTTAAAACTTAACTTTTTAAACTTAATTCCCATAACCACTACCATCAACCAAAAAAATACAGCTGTTGGGTGCAATGAATATGTGCTAACCTGGCACAGAGGTGAAGAGGATCTGGACCAGGTGAGCCACAATGACCAAGTGAAGGAGATGCAGCTGTGCGGTATCCGCACTCAGGCCTGAGGAGTCTAAGCAGTGCAATGCTGAATAAGATAGCACCAGACTCACCtgtcatacaaacacacaaacactagcTGAGAGATTGATTCACACAATACAGCTGAAGAAACAACCAACAAGAACCTGTTTTATAGAAGGTTACAATTCTGGCCTACAATGTTACTTCAATCTGACTCTTATATAATGGTGTCTAAAAGACCATGTCAAAAGTTTGTCAGCTCACCAGTAAGTGGAACATGTCTACATCCAGAATACAGGGAGAACTTTTCACCTGGGGATCAGGAACAAGTGCTGCATGGagtgccacacacacaaatacacaattacTAAAAACTCAAAATCTAcaacaaaagaagaaagaaaatgagtaCTAAATATACC comes from the Hemibagrus wyckioides isolate EC202008001 linkage group LG03, SWU_Hwy_1.0, whole genome shotgun sequence genome and includes:
- the prph2b gene encoding peripherin-2b; this translates as MALMVIKFDLAKRIKLAQGLWLLYWLAVMGGILIFSMGLFFKIELRKRSEMMDNNESHFVPNLLILIGLSACGINAFGGKVCHDSLDSAKFSKWKPMVKNYLCGCFVFSIILFIMALLCFLVQISLHFALAEGLKNGMKYYKDTDTPGRCFMKRTLDMTQIEFHCCGNNNFRDWFEIQWVSNRYLDFSNDEVKDRITSNVEGKYLMDSVPFSCCNPGSPRPCIQHHLTNNSAHYDYDHHTEELNIWTRGCREALVSYYGGMMNSIGALVLLVMVLQAADMVGLKYLTTSLETLTNPENPESESEGWLLEKSVKETVADVLQKIKSLGKKNQVEGAEADASAGAS